One Leopardus geoffroyi isolate Oge1 chromosome C1, O.geoffroyi_Oge1_pat1.0, whole genome shotgun sequence DNA segment encodes these proteins:
- the BCL10 gene encoding B-cell lymphoma/leukemia 10: protein MEPTAPSLTEEDLTEVKKDALENLRVYLCEKIIAERHFDHLRAKKILSREDTEEISCRTSSRKRAGKLLDYLQENPKGLDTLVESIRREKTQNFLIQKITDEVLKLRNIKLEHLKGLKCSSCEPFPDGATNNFCRTNSDESNFSEKLRASTVIYHPEGESSTAPFFSTESSLNLPVLEVGRTDNPTFSSTTLPRPGDPGAPPLPPELQLEGGGTCGNSSEMFLPLRSRALSRQ, encoded by the exons ATGGAGCCCACCGCGCCGTCCCTCACCGAGGAGGACTTGACAGAAGTGAAGAAGGAC GCTTTAGAAAATTTACGTGTATACCTGTGTGAGAAAATCATAGCTGAGAGACATTTTGATCATCTACGTGCAAAAAAAATACTCAGTagagaagacactgaagaaaTTTCTTGCCGAACATCAAGTAGAAAAAGGGCTGGAAAATTACTAGACTACTTACAAGAAAACCCCAAAGGACTAGATACGCTGGTTGAATCTATTCGGCGAGAAAAAACACAGAACTTCCTGATTCAGAAGATTACAGATGAAGTGCTGAAACTTAGAAATATAAAACTAGAACATCTGAAAG GACTGAAATGTAGCAGCTGTGAGCCTTTTCCAGATGGCGCCACAAACAACTTCTGTAGAACAAATTCAGATGAGAGTAATTtctctgaaaaactgagagcatccACTGTCATATACCATCCAGAAGGAGAATCCAGCACGGCCCCCTTTTTTTCTACGGAGTCTTCCttgaatttgcctgttctagaagtGGGCAGAACTGACAATCCCACCTTCTCTTCGACTACGCTTCCCAGACCTGGGGACCCTGGGGCCCCCCCTTTGCCACCGGAGCTGCAGTTAGAAGGAGGAGGAACTTGTGGAAACTCTAGTGAGATGTTTCTTCCCTTACGATCACGTGCCCTTTCGCGTCAGTGA